A genome region from Tenrec ecaudatus isolate mTenEca1 chromosome 13, mTenEca1.hap1, whole genome shotgun sequence includes the following:
- the VIL1 gene encoding villin-1 has translation MTKLTAQVKGSLNITTPGVQIWRIEAMQMVPVPTSTFGSFYDGDCYIVLATHKTSSNMLYDIHYWIGQASSQDEQGAAAIYTTQMDDFLKGRAVQHREVQGNESEAFQGYFKQGLVIRKGGVASGLKDVETNSYKVQRLYHVKGKRNVVAGEVEMSWKSFNRGDVFLLDLGKLIIQWNGPESNRMERLKGMTLAKEIRDQERGGRAHVGVVEGENEKASPELMEVMNHVLGQRRELKAAVPDTVVEPALKASLKLFHVSDTEGKLVVREVATRPLTQNLLSHEDCYILDQGGLKIFVWKGKKANAEERKGAMSQALNFIKAKQYPPSTQVEVQNDGAESAVFQQLFQKWTVPNRTSGLGKTHTVGSVAKVEQVKFDAASMHVQPQVAAQQKMVDDGSGEVQMWRIEDLELVPVESKWLGHFYGGDCYLLLYTYLIGEKQHYLLYIWQGRQASQDEIAASAYQAVILDQQYNDEPVQIRVPMGKEPPHLMSIFKGRMVVYQGGTSRANSSEPTPSTQLFQVQGTSDTNTKAFEVLPRANSLNSNDVFVLKTSSCCYLWCGKGCSGDEREMAKMVADTICRTEKQVVVEGQEPATFWMALGGKAPYANTKRLQDETLAITPRLFECSNQTGRFLATEIPDFNQDDLEEEDVFLLDVWDQVFFWIGKHAREDEKVAAAATVQEYLKTHPSGRDPETPIVVVKQGHEPPTFTGWFLAWDPFKWDNVRSYEELKGDLGDPRDWGKLTAEITNPEPDVFNANSNLDSGPLPIFPLEQLVNKSVEELPEGVNPSRKEAHLSPEDFAEALGMTPAAFLALPRWKQQNLKKEKGLF, from the exons ATGACCAAACTGACGGCCCAGGTCAAAGGCTCGCTCAACATCACCACTCCCGGGGTGCAGATATGGAGGATCGAG GCCATGCAGATGGTGCCTGTCCCAACCAGCACCTTCGGGAGCTTCTACGACGGGGACTGCTACATTGTCTTGGCT ACCCACAAGACGAGCAGCAACATGTTGTACGACATCCACTACTGGATCGGCCAGGCCTCGTCGCAGGATGAGCAGGGAGCGGCTGCCATCTACACCACGCAGATGGACGACTTCCTCAAGGGCCGGGCAGTCCAGCACCGGGAGGTCCAGGGCAACGAGAGCGAGGCTTTCCAGGGCTACTTCAAACAAGGCCTCGT CATCCGCAAAGGGGGCGTGGCTTCGGGCCTGAAGGATGTGGAGACCAATTCCTATAAGGTCCAGCGGCTGTACCATGTCAAGGGCAAGAGGAACGTGGTGGCAGGAGAG GTGGAAATGTCCTGGAAGAGTTTCAACCGCGGGGATGTGTTCCTCCTGGACCTGGGCAAGCTCATCATCCAGTGGAACGGGCCCGAGAGCAACCGCATGGAAAGACTCAAG GGCATGACCCTGGCCAAGGAGATCCGTGACCAGGAGCGAGGCGGGCGTGCCCACGTGGGCGTCGTGGAGGGGGAGAACGAGAAGGCGTCCCCCGAGCTGATGGAGGTGATGAACCACGTGTTGGGCCAGCGGAGGGAGCTGAAGGCAGCTGTGCCTGACACAGTGGTGGAGCCTGCGCTCAAGGCCTCCCTCAAGTTATTCCA TGTGTCGGATACGGAGGGAAAGCTGGTGGTGAGAGAAGTGGCCACTCGGCCGCTCACCCAGAACCTGCTCAGTCACGAG GACTGTTACATCCTGGACCAGGGGGGCCTGAAGATCTTCGTGTGGAAGGGGAAGAAGGCCAATgctgaggagaggaagggagccATGAGCCAGGCCCTG AACTTTATCAAGGCCAAGCAGTACCCACCGAGCACGCAGGTGGAGGTGCAGAACGATGGGGCCGAGTCGGCCGTCTTCCAGCAGCTCTTCCAGAAGTGGACAGTACCCAACCGGACCTCGGGCCTGGGGAAAACCCACACCGTGGGCTCCGTGG CCAAGGTGGAACAGGTGAAATTTGACGCCGCCTCCATGCACGTCCAGCCTCAGGTGGCGGCCCAGCAGAAGATGGTGGACGACGGGAGTGGGGAGGTGCAG ATGTGGCGCATTGAGGACCTGGAGCTGGTGCCGGTGGAGTCCAAGTGGCTAGGCCACTTCTACGGGGGCGACTGCTACCTGCTGCTCTATACCTACCTCATCGGAGAGAAGCAGCACTACCTGCTCTACATCTGGCAG GGCAGACAAGCTAGCCAGGATGAAATTGCCGCCTCGGCCTATCAGGCTGTCATCCTGGACCAGCAGTACAACGACGAGCCAGTGCAGATCCGGGTCCCCATGGGCAAGGAGCCCCCCCACCTCATGTCCATCTTCAAGGGACGCATGGTGGTCTATCAG GGAGGCACTTCTCGTGCTAACAGCTCGGAGCCCACACCCTCCACACAGTTGTTCCAGGTTCAGGGAACCAGCGACACCAACACCAAGGCCTTTGAGGTCCTGCCTCGGGCCAACTCCCTCAACTCCAATGATGTCTTCGTTCTTAAGACCTCGTCCTGCTGCTACCTGTGGTGCGGGAAG GGCTGTAGCGGGGATGAGCGGGAGATGGCCAAGATGGTGGCCGACACCATCTGCCGGACGGAGAAGCAAGTGGTGGTAGAAGGACAAGAGCCGGCCACCTTCTGGATGGCGCTGGGTGGGAAGGCCCCCTACGCCAACACCAAAAG GCTGCAGGATGAAACCCTGGCCATCACACCCCGGCTCTTTGAGTGTTCCAATCAGACCGGGCGTTTCCTGGCCACCGAGATCCCCGACTTCAACCAGGACGACTTGGAGGAGGAAGACGTGTTTCTGCTGGATGTCTGGGACCAG GTCTTCTTCTGGATCGGGAAGCATGCCCGGGAGGATGAGAAGGTGGCGGCGGCAGCCACGGTGCAGGAGTACCTCAAGACCCACCCCAGCGGCCGCGACCCGGAGACACCCATTGTTGTGGTGAAGCAGGGGCATGAGCCACCTACCTTCACAGGCTGGTTCCTGGCCTGGGACCCCTTCAAGTGGGAT AATGTCAGATCCTACGAGGAGCTGAAGGGGGACCTTGGAGACCCGAGAGACTGGGGCAAGCTCACTGCT GAGATCACCAACCCCGAGCCGGACGTGTTCAACGCCAACAGCAACCTTGATTCTGGGcccctccccatcttccccctggagcagctggtgaacaaGTCGGTGGAAGAGCTCCCCGAGGGGGTGAATCCCAGCAGAAAGGAG